The following are encoded together in the Deltaproteobacteria bacterium genome:
- a CDS encoding type II toxin-antitoxin system VapC family toxin, with amino-acid sequence MILFLDTSALVKLYVEEPHSGAVREWVDEAEVVAVCRVAYPEAISALIRRMRAGDLPKTGYGVVFRALRRDWDRLAVVDFREVEAGRLAAKYGLRGSDAIHLSSAMTIASAPAGPDVRFSSFDAALNRAAAGERLQLLAPAGTAR; translated from the coding sequence GTGATCCTGTTTCTCGACACCAGCGCGCTGGTGAAACTGTACGTCGAGGAGCCCCATTCGGGCGCCGTCAGGGAGTGGGTCGACGAGGCGGAGGTCGTCGCCGTCTGCCGGGTGGCGTATCCCGAGGCGATTTCCGCCTTGATCCGGAGGATGCGCGCGGGCGATCTTCCGAAGACCGGGTACGGGGTCGTCTTCCGGGCGTTGCGGCGGGACTGGGACCGGCTCGCCGTCGTCGATTTCCGGGAGGTCGAAGCGGGGCGGCTGGCCGCGAAATACGGGCTTCGGGGGTCCGACGCGATCCACCTTTCCTCGGCGATGACGATCGCTTCCGCCCCGGCCGGGCCGGACGTTCGTTTCTCCTCGTTCGATGCCGCCCTCAACCGCGCCGCGGCCGGCGAACGGCTGCAGCTCCTCGCCCCTGCCGGAACGGCCAGGTGA
- a CDS encoding MBL fold metallo-hydrolase, which translates to MKKIIAMSTLILTLLSAGAAFAELTRLADDVFSYVGVQDASAAHSFAANAGIVIGRDGVLVVDTLISAKEGERFLADIRKVTDKPIRYVVNTHTHLDHALGNCVFARLGAAVISHDADRASLAKNGAEILKNAGAYGLKPEDMAGTAIAVPTLSFSERLTVDLGGVEVRVIRTASSHTPGSLVVHVPSRRLLFAGDILFTDFHPYIADGDLPGWTGTIDALLDMDVERIVPGHGPLSTKKDLREMKEYLLLFDARARELAASSKDEKAVAAQLLTILPKRSLAEWMVGYNVKSRYLGKP; encoded by the coding sequence ATGAAGAAAATCATCGCGATGTCCACGTTGATCCTGACCCTGCTGTCGGCCGGGGCGGCATTCGCCGAATTGACCCGGCTGGCGGATGACGTCTTCTCTTACGTCGGCGTCCAGGACGCCTCCGCCGCCCACAGCTTCGCCGCCAATGCCGGGATCGTCATCGGCCGCGACGGCGTCCTGGTGGTCGATACCCTGATCTCCGCGAAGGAGGGGGAGCGTTTCCTGGCCGACATCCGCAAGGTGACGGACAAGCCGATCCGGTACGTGGTGAACACCCACACTCACCTGGATCACGCGCTCGGCAACTGCGTGTTCGCCCGTCTCGGCGCTGCCGTGATCTCGCACGACGCCGACCGGGCATCCCTGGCGAAGAACGGCGCCGAGATCCTGAAGAACGCCGGTGCCTACGGCCTGAAGCCGGAAGACATGGCCGGCACCGCGATCGCGGTGCCGACGCTCTCCTTCAGCGAACGGCTCACCGTCGACCTGGGCGGAGTGGAGGTCCGGGTGATCCGCACCGCGTCCTCCCATACCCCGGGAAGCCTCGTGGTCCACGTCCCGTCCCGAAGGCTGCTCTTCGCCGGCGATATCCTGTTCACGGATTTCCATCCCTATATAGCGGACGGCGACCTGCCCGGCTGGACCGGGACCATCGATGCGTTGCTGGATATGGATGTGGAGCGGATCGTCCCTGGCCACGGCCCGCTTTCCACGAAGAAGGACCTGCGGGAGATGAAGGAGTACCTGCTGCTCTTCGACGCCAGGGCGCGGGAGCTTGCGGCCTCTTCGAAGGACGAAAAGGCCGTCGCCGCGCAGCTCCTGACCATCCTCCCAAAGCGCTCCCTGGCCGAATGGATGGTCGGTTACAACGTGAAGAGCCGGTATCTGGGGAAACCGTAA
- a CDS encoding NADH-quinone oxidoreductase subunit N, producing MAPIPVDGPALIQGLYSILPELVVIGTAIVVLLADLFLADDRKKLLCGIGIVGVALSMFAALSLGSGRIEGFSGMIVHDGMGLFFTLTILAAALLTLLMATGYSEWEGTQKGEFFALLLISTAGMLFMAKGTDLMTVFLGLETLSIPIYCLVGFHRDRMKSLEGAIKYFLLGAFASGFLLYGIALLYSVTGTTKIASIAAMVRDARLYESPVFLAGMGLLVVGFGFKVSLAPFHMWTPDAYEGAPTLVTAFMAAAVKAAAFAALIRVSLLTFPALSPVMANVLWALAFLTMSVGNFSALLQDNVKRMLAYSSIAHAGYILVGLVAGDVAGGQAALFYLLVYALMNLGAFGVIMLVAQGEDDAYDIGNFAGIGFRYPVLGALLTLFLVSLAGIPPTAGFVGKFYLFSSAVKNGYVGLAVLGVLNSAVSIYYYLRLVVYMYMMPAPGEIPVPRPPRTAFSIALCASAAAVLVLGIVPRSMLEFAERSILSLLM from the coding sequence ATGGCGCCGATTCCCGTCGACGGCCCCGCGTTGATCCAGGGGCTCTACAGCATCCTCCCCGAGCTGGTGGTGATCGGGACGGCCATCGTCGTCCTGCTCGCCGACCTGTTCCTGGCCGACGACCGCAAGAAGCTGCTGTGCGGCATCGGCATCGTGGGCGTGGCGCTTTCGATGTTCGCGGCCCTGTCGCTGGGGTCCGGCCGGATCGAGGGGTTCTCCGGGATGATCGTACACGACGGGATGGGGCTCTTCTTCACGCTGACCATCCTCGCCGCCGCGCTCCTGACGCTGCTGATGGCGACCGGCTACTCCGAGTGGGAAGGGACGCAGAAGGGGGAGTTCTTCGCCCTGCTGCTGATCTCGACCGCCGGCATGCTCTTCATGGCGAAGGGGACGGACCTCATGACCGTCTTCCTGGGCCTCGAAACGCTGTCGATCCCCATCTACTGCCTGGTCGGGTTCCACCGGGACCGGATGAAGTCGCTCGAGGGGGCGATCAAATATTTCCTCCTCGGAGCGTTCGCCTCCGGGTTCCTCCTCTACGGGATCGCCCTGCTGTACTCGGTGACCGGCACCACGAAGATCGCCTCGATCGCGGCCATGGTGCGGGACGCCCGCCTGTACGAAAGCCCGGTGTTCCTCGCCGGGATGGGGCTGCTCGTGGTCGGGTTCGGCTTCAAGGTGTCGCTGGCGCCGTTCCACATGTGGACGCCCGACGCGTACGAGGGGGCGCCCACCCTGGTGACCGCCTTCATGGCCGCCGCGGTGAAGGCCGCCGCGTTCGCCGCGCTGATCCGCGTGTCGCTTCTCACCTTCCCCGCGCTCTCCCCGGTGATGGCGAACGTGCTGTGGGCGCTGGCGTTCCTCACGATGTCGGTCGGGAACTTCTCCGCGCTGCTGCAGGACAACGTCAAGCGGATGCTCGCCTACTCGTCGATCGCCCACGCGGGGTACATCCTGGTGGGGCTGGTCGCCGGCGACGTCGCGGGCGGCCAGGCGGCCCTGTTCTACCTGCTGGTGTACGCCCTGATGAACCTGGGCGCCTTCGGCGTGATCATGCTCGTCGCGCAGGGGGAGGACGACGCGTACGACATCGGCAACTTCGCCGGGATCGGATTCCGGTACCCGGTCCTGGGCGCCCTCCTCACCCTGTTCCTGGTCTCGCTGGCCGGCATCCCGCCCACCGCCGGCTTCGTCGGCAAATTCTACCTGTTCAGCTCCGCGGTGAAGAACGGCTACGTCGGCCTCGCCGTCCTCGGCGTGCTGAACAGCGCCGTTTCGATCTACTACTACCTGCGGCTGGTCGTCTACATGTACATGATGCCGGCCCCGGGCGAGATCCCGGTTCCCCGTCCCCCGCGCACGGCGTTCTCCATCGCCCTGTGCGCCTCCGCGGCGGCGGTCCTGGTCCTCGGAATCGTCCCCCGCTCCATGCTCGAGTTCGCCGAACGGTCCATCCTCTCCCTGCTGATGTAA
- a CDS encoding type II toxin-antitoxin system prevent-host-death family antitoxin, with the protein MIAVGVRELKARLSSYIGIARGGEEVVVTARGREVAVLVPITKERLALRRLSDGGEARMPRGKPKGARGVKVKGRPLAETVLASRR; encoded by the coding sequence ATGATCGCCGTCGGAGTCCGGGAATTGAAGGCCCGGCTGAGCAGCTACATAGGAATCGCCCGGGGCGGAGAAGAGGTCGTGGTGACGGCGCGCGGGCGGGAGGTGGCGGTTCTCGTTCCGATCACCAAGGAGCGGCTTGCCCTCAGGCGCCTTTCGGACGGCGGGGAGGCCCGGATGCCCCGGGGGAAACCGAAGGGCGCGCGCGGCGTGAAGGTGAAGGGGAGGCCGCTGGCCGAGACGGTGCTCGCGAGCCGCCGGTGA
- a CDS encoding NADH-quinone oxidoreductase subunit M, translating to MTGVPFLDQHLLSVLIGLPLVGAALLLFFPRDGKPAIRAFTLAVTLLEFLLSLPVVARFDSGTAAMQLVERAPWLPQYGIAYQVGVDGISLWLLMLTTFIMPIAILSTWAAVEKHVKEFMVFMLVLETAMVGVFVATDLFLFYIFWELVLIPMYFLIGVWGGERRIYAAIKFFLYTFVGSVLMLVAILVLYFHHYAVTGSYTTDLLKLYELAIPLKMQFWLFGAFFLAFAFKVPMFPFHTWLPDAHVEAPTAGSVILAAVLLKMGTYGFIRFAMALFPAAAADWTPYIAGLAVVGILYGALVAMVQKDVKKLVAYSSVSHLGFVMLGLFAYNLQGIEGAILQMVNHGVSTGALFLIVGIIYERRHTRLISEFGGLAKVVPVFTLCFMVVTLSSVGLPGTNGFVGEFLILLGAFKAHKVLTVVAALGVIFAAVYMLWMFQRVMYGKVTNDENLRLTDMNAREVAYMLPLLLFVFWIGVYPQPFLRRMDASVNAFVARVEAKKQAALAGSPPGETLLVRYFDAGK from the coding sequence ATGACCGGCGTCCCGTTCCTCGACCAGCACCTGCTCTCCGTCCTCATCGGCCTCCCGCTGGTCGGCGCGGCGCTGCTCCTGTTCTTCCCGCGGGACGGCAAGCCCGCCATCCGCGCGTTCACGCTGGCGGTCACGCTTCTCGAGTTCCTCCTCTCCCTCCCCGTGGTGGCCCGGTTCGACAGCGGCACCGCGGCGATGCAGCTGGTGGAGCGGGCCCCGTGGCTGCCGCAGTACGGGATCGCGTACCAGGTGGGCGTGGACGGCATCTCGCTGTGGCTCCTGATGCTCACCACCTTCATCATGCCGATCGCGATCCTGTCGACCTGGGCCGCCGTCGAGAAGCACGTGAAGGAGTTCATGGTCTTCATGCTGGTCCTGGAAACCGCGATGGTCGGGGTGTTCGTGGCGACCGACCTGTTCCTCTTCTACATCTTCTGGGAGCTGGTCCTCATCCCGATGTACTTCCTGATCGGGGTGTGGGGCGGCGAACGGCGGATCTACGCGGCGATCAAGTTCTTCCTGTACACCTTCGTCGGGTCGGTCCTGATGCTGGTCGCGATCCTCGTCCTCTACTTCCACCACTACGCGGTCACCGGGAGCTACACCACCGACCTGCTGAAGCTGTACGAGCTCGCGATCCCGCTGAAGATGCAGTTCTGGCTCTTCGGGGCGTTCTTCCTCGCCTTCGCCTTCAAGGTGCCGATGTTCCCGTTCCACACGTGGCTTCCCGACGCGCACGTCGAGGCGCCCACCGCGGGATCCGTCATCCTGGCGGCCGTCCTCCTGAAAATGGGCACGTACGGGTTCATCCGCTTCGCGATGGCGCTCTTCCCGGCGGCGGCGGCCGACTGGACTCCGTACATCGCGGGGCTCGCGGTGGTCGGGATCCTCTACGGGGCGCTGGTGGCGATGGTCCAGAAGGACGTGAAGAAGCTGGTCGCCTACTCCTCGGTGTCGCACCTCGGTTTCGTGATGCTCGGCCTGTTCGCGTACAACCTGCAGGGGATCGAGGGCGCCATCCTCCAGATGGTCAACCACGGCGTCTCCACGGGGGCGCTCTTCCTCATCGTCGGGATCATCTACGAGCGCCGGCACACGCGCCTGATCTCCGAGTTCGGGGGGCTGGCCAAGGTCGTCCCGGTCTTCACCCTCTGCTTCATGGTCGTCACCCTCTCCTCGGTCGGGCTTCCGGGCACGAACGGGTTCGTGGGGGAGTTCCTGATCCTGCTGGGCGCGTTCAAGGCCCACAAGGTGCTGACGGTGGTCGCCGCCCTGGGCGTCATCTTCGCCGCGGTCTACATGCTCTGGATGTTCCAGCGGGTGATGTACGGGAAGGTCACCAACGACGAGAACCTGCGCCTCACCGACATGAACGCGCGGGAGGTCGCCTACATGCTCCCGCTGCTCCTGTTCGTCTTCTGGATCGGCGTCTACCCGCAGCCGTTCCTCCGCAGGATGGACGCCTCGGTCAACGCCTTCGTGGCGCGCGTCGAGGCGAAGAAACAGGCGGCGCTGGCCGGCTCCCCTCCGGGGGAAACGCTCCTCGTCCGCTACTTCGACGCGGGGAAGTGA
- a CDS encoding NADH-quinone oxidoreductase subunit L yields the protein MMVVAVVGAATAIFSATIGICQNDIKRVLAYSTVSQLGYMFLACGVGAFTAGIFHLMTHAFFKALLFLGSGSVIHALSGEQDMRKMGGLKKYIPVTYATMFVATLAIAGIPGLSGFFSKDEILWQSFSSSHGSPVLWAAAAVAAGITAFYMFRLVFLTFYGGSRMDPEVEKHVHESPWTMTVPLSILAVLSVAGGWIGIPAVLGGSNYFEHWLAPVFHPAAAAGAHGAAAGAAHGAEGAAHHPAALEIGLMGLSVAIALCGIGLAYFLYRVRTEKPAEIMKSWPNLHKLVYNKYYVDEFYEWAVVQRIVNGSVWLWEMFDALFIDGIVNGVADLTRAAGGRVRRIQAGVVGGYAFSLLLGAVLIVGYILFRSLGS from the coding sequence CATGATGGTGGTGGCGGTCGTGGGGGCGGCGACGGCGATCTTCTCGGCCACCATCGGCATCTGCCAGAACGACATCAAGCGGGTGCTGGCGTACTCGACCGTTTCGCAGCTCGGGTACATGTTCCTGGCGTGCGGCGTGGGGGCGTTCACCGCCGGGATCTTCCACCTGATGACCCACGCCTTCTTCAAGGCGCTCCTCTTCCTCGGCTCCGGCTCGGTGATCCACGCCCTCTCCGGCGAGCAGGACATGCGGAAGATGGGGGGCCTGAAGAAGTACATCCCGGTCACGTACGCGACCATGTTCGTCGCCACCCTCGCGATCGCGGGGATCCCCGGCCTCTCCGGCTTTTTCTCCAAGGACGAGATCCTTTGGCAGTCGTTCTCGTCGTCCCACGGCAGCCCGGTCCTCTGGGCGGCGGCGGCCGTGGCGGCCGGAATCACCGCGTTCTACATGTTCCGGCTGGTCTTTTTGACCTTCTACGGCGGCTCGCGGATGGACCCCGAGGTGGAAAAGCACGTCCACGAGTCCCCGTGGACGATGACGGTTCCCCTGTCGATCCTGGCGGTCCTCTCGGTGGCAGGCGGTTGGATCGGCATCCCGGCGGTGCTGGGCGGGAGCAACTATTTCGAGCACTGGCTGGCCCCGGTCTTCCACCCGGCCGCGGCCGCGGGCGCCCACGGCGCGGCGGCGGGGGCGGCGCACGGGGCGGAAGGAGCGGCCCACCACCCGGCGGCCCTGGAGATCGGGCTGATGGGGCTGTCGGTGGCGATCGCGCTGTGCGGGATCGGTCTCGCGTACTTCCTCTACCGCGTCCGGACCGAAAAGCCGGCCGAGATCATGAAGAGCTGGCCCAACCTCCACAAGCTCGTCTACAACAAGTATTACGTAGACGAATTCTACGAGTGGGCGGTCGTGCAAAGGATCGTCAACGGCTCCGTCTGGCTGTGGGAGATGTTCGACGCCCTGTTCATCGACGGCATCGTGAACGGCGTCGCCGACCTGACCCGAGCGGCGGGCGGCCGGGTGCGGCGGATCCAGGCCGGGGTCGTCGGAGGGTACGCCTTCTCGCTCCTGCTGGGCGCGGTCCTCATCGTCGGGTACATCCTCTTCCGGAGCCTCGGGTCATGA
- a CDS encoding DNA-3-methyladenine glycosylase I, whose translation MDRDANRRRCAWTGGDPLYRAYHDREWGVPVHDDRLLFEFLVLEGAQAGLSWLTILKKREAYRAAFSGFDPETVAGFGRAKVAELLADPGIVRNRLKVESAVANARSFLEVQEEFGSFDAYQWRFVDGRPIRNAWRSMAEVPSSTPVSDAMSRDLKQRGFRFVGSTICYAHMQAVGMVNDHIVDCFRWREVSRPGSGKRRDTRR comes from the coding sequence ATGGATCGGGACGCAAACCGCCGCCGGTGCGCCTGGACCGGCGGCGACCCGCTGTACCGGGCCTACCACGACCGGGAATGGGGAGTGCCGGTCCACGACGACCGGCTCCTGTTCGAGTTCCTGGTCCTGGAGGGAGCCCAGGCCGGACTCTCTTGGCTCACGATCCTGAAAAAACGGGAGGCGTACCGCGCCGCCTTCTCCGGCTTCGACCCTGAAACGGTGGCCGGTTTCGGCCGTGCGAAGGTGGCGGAGCTCCTGGCCGATCCCGGCATCGTGCGCAACCGTCTGAAGGTGGAATCCGCCGTCGCCAACGCGCGCTCCTTTCTGGAAGTGCAGGAGGAGTTCGGATCCTTCGACGCCTACCAGTGGCGCTTCGTGGACGGCAGGCCGATCCGGAACGCGTGGAGGAGCATGGCGGAAGTGCCCTCCAGCACGCCCGTGTCTGACGCGATGAGCCGCGACCTGAAGCAACGCGGATTCCGTTTCGTGGGCAGCACCATCTGCTACGCTCACATGCAGGCGGTGGGCATGGTGAACGATCACATCGTGGATTGTTTCCGATGGCGGGAGGTCTCCCGGCCCGGGAGCGGGAAGAGACGCGATACGCGGCGCTGA
- a CDS encoding rhomboid family intramembrane serine protease produces MRSVPSAAGVEIDRCLSCGTAWFDFGEIRELTEGRFAETEKAAPDVAAPGGSGSAPRDRLSRAWREAKALSCPKCSSGLYAADFQSTGIPVFRCAGCGGILVPRSSVGDLSAKMRFHRDHASLYQALGESLAGEVRGRLDREMGPDLGANAPGEVPTPVLPVLVPLRDDAPSSGALPLSTLVLLGLTIALHFLSTIGAGGLGEMPSRVALPSGAGFGGMPKFVLWLAPFFHGGVVPLGAGCLFLFVLGDNVEDRMGSVKFLLFYLFCGAVAGAAHVLWGTAGAPAALGSAGAVAGVLGAYLVFFPDVPISMYGMGKVVAVPAYLFACAWVVAVFLWGWGPGPLSDLLNPSPYTLPGHLAGFAAGAGAAVLCRSFE; encoded by the coding sequence ATGCGGTCCGTCCCTTCGGCGGCGGGGGTGGAGATCGACCGGTGCCTTTCGTGCGGGACCGCGTGGTTCGACTTCGGGGAGATCCGGGAGCTGACGGAGGGCCGGTTCGCCGAAACGGAGAAGGCGGCCCCGGACGTCGCCGCGCCCGGGGGCTCCGGCTCCGCCCCGCGGGACCGGTTGTCGCGAGCTTGGAGGGAAGCCAAGGCGCTCTCCTGTCCGAAATGCTCCTCCGGCCTCTACGCCGCCGACTTCCAGTCCACAGGGATACCGGTCTTCCGTTGCGCGGGATGCGGGGGGATCCTCGTCCCGCGCAGCTCCGTCGGCGACCTTTCGGCGAAGATGCGGTTCCATCGCGACCACGCTTCGCTGTACCAGGCGCTCGGCGAGTCGCTGGCCGGCGAGGTCCGCGGGCGGCTCGACCGGGAAATGGGTCCCGACCTCGGCGCGAACGCGCCGGGGGAGGTTCCGACGCCCGTCCTGCCGGTCCTGGTTCCGCTGCGCGACGATGCCCCCTCTTCCGGCGCGCTTCCGCTGTCGACGCTGGTGCTCCTCGGGTTGACGATCGCCCTCCATTTCCTCTCGACGATCGGCGCGGGCGGCCTGGGAGAGATGCCTTCCCGGGTCGCGTTGCCGTCCGGGGCCGGTTTCGGCGGGATGCCGAAGTTCGTCCTGTGGCTCGCTCCGTTCTTCCACGGCGGGGTGGTGCCTCTGGGAGCGGGGTGCCTCTTCCTCTTCGTCCTGGGCGACAACGTGGAGGATCGAATGGGGAGCGTGAAGTTCCTGCTCTTCTACCTGTTCTGCGGGGCGGTCGCCGGAGCCGCGCACGTCCTGTGGGGAACGGCGGGGGCGCCCGCCGCGCTCGGATCGGCCGGGGCGGTCGCCGGGGTGCTCGGGGCGTACCTCGTCTTCTTCCCCGACGTCCCGATCTCGATGTACGGGATGGGGAAGGTCGTAGCGGTGCCGGCGTACCTCTTCGCCTGCGCATGGGTGGTCGCGGTGTTCCTCTGGGGGTGGGGGCCGGGTCCGCTGTCCGACCTTCTGAACCCGTCTCCTTACACGCTTCCGGGCCATCTCGCCGGA